The following proteins come from a genomic window of Acidobacteriota bacterium:
- the murI gene encoding glutamate racemase: MSWCEACNEGRFPMKLGVFDSGVGGLTVLRELVKLVPQADYLYFGDTARLPYGSKSVETVEKYAVSAAHHLEQQGAEMLVIACNTATALALDAIKASTKLPVVGVIEPGAAAAAAATKKKNVLVIGTEATIGSHAYRRALEQRGVKVAEKACPLFVPLIEEGWAEHDITQRVAHVYLDEFFQDYERGPDLLVLGCTHYPLIKRMLRAVAPWRVEIVDSAESTAKVVAEMVGVRAGE; this comes from the coding sequence ATGAGCTGGTGCGAGGCCTGCAATGAAGGACGCTTCCCGATGAAGCTGGGCGTTTTCGATTCCGGTGTTGGTGGCCTCACCGTGTTGCGCGAACTGGTGAAGCTCGTGCCGCAAGCCGACTATTTATATTTCGGCGACACCGCCCGCCTGCCCTACGGATCGAAGTCGGTCGAGACGGTCGAGAAGTATGCCGTCTCGGCCGCGCACCACCTCGAACAGCAGGGCGCCGAGATGCTGGTGATCGCGTGCAACACCGCCACGGCGCTGGCGCTGGACGCTATTAAGGCGTCGACGAAGTTGCCGGTGGTCGGCGTGATCGAGCCGGGCGCGGCGGCGGCCGCTGCGGCCACCAAAAAGAAGAACGTGCTGGTGATCGGCACCGAGGCCACCATCGGCAGCCATGCCTACCGGCGCGCCCTGGAACAGCGCGGCGTGAAGGTCGCGGAGAAAGCGTGCCCGCTCTTCGTGCCGCTGATCGAGGAGGGATGGGCGGAGCACGACATCACGCAGCGCGTGGCGCACGTGTATCTCGACGAATTCTTTCAGGACTACGAGCGCGGTCCCGACCTGCTGGTGCTGGGCTGCACGCACTATCCGTTGATCAAGCGCATGCTGCGCGCGGTGGCGCCGTGGCGGGTGGAGATCGTTGATTCCGCCGAGTCCACGGCGAAAGTGGTGGCGGAGATGGTTGGTGTCCGCGCCGGCGAGT
- a CDS encoding GerMN domain-containing protein yields the protein MMPRHITIAVALLLVAVFLTGFYVLQLKQKAEQAALRTDTRPVAPPVAGPEETVTLTIAYDDDAVFRKRQVSLPLPAERTERAREVLRALLAEYTQKPSPHPLAEGADIREVFLVGDLAIIDLSPIAADSHRSGAFVETLTLTSMIATLAQNIPGVRRVRFLVDGKERETLAGHADLMATYDVSQVDELVRGLQ from the coding sequence ATGATGCCGCGCCACATCACCATCGCGGTCGCGCTGTTGCTGGTCGCGGTATTCCTCACCGGCTTCTACGTGCTGCAGCTCAAGCAGAAAGCCGAGCAGGCGGCGCTGCGCACGGACACGCGACCGGTGGCGCCACCGGTCGCCGGTCCGGAAGAGACCGTCACGCTGACCATCGCGTATGACGACGATGCCGTCTTCCGCAAGCGCCAGGTCTCGCTGCCGCTGCCAGCGGAGCGCACCGAGCGGGCGCGCGAGGTGCTGCGCGCGCTGCTGGCGGAGTACACGCAGAAGCCTTCGCCGCATCCGCTCGCCGAGGGCGCCGACATCCGCGAAGTCTTCCTGGTCGGCGACCTGGCTATCATCGACCTGAGCCCCATCGCGGCCGATTCGCACCGCTCGGGCGCGTTCGTCGAAACGCTCACGCTTACTTCCATGATCGCGACGCTGGCGCAGAATATCCCGGGCGTCCGGCGGGTGCGCTTCCTGGTGGACGGCAAGGAGCGCGAGACGCTTGCCGGCCACGCCGACCTCATGGCCACGTACGATGTGTCACAGGTGGATGAGCTGGTGCGAGGCCTGCAATGA